The sequence GGCAGGGACGAAAATCGAGATCGGGGTCTTCAGCATTGATCCGACATTCAATTGCATGACCTCGCAAAACAACTTGTTCTTGAGTGACGCTAAGTTTTTCCCCCATAGCAACGCGGATTTGTTCGGCTACTAAATCAATACCGGTAATCATTTCCGTTACAGGATGTTCAACCTGAATCCTGGTATTCATTTCCATAAAGTAGAAATCACCAGATTTGTCAAGCAAAAATTCCACCGTACCCGCACCGGTGTAATTAATATATTTGGCAGCTTTTACCGCAGCGTCCCCCATTCTCTGCCGTAATTCTTCATCGAGCGCCGGACTCGGAGCTTCTTCAAGAAGTTTTTGATTGCGCCGTTGAATCGAACAATCACGCTCGCCTAAATGAATTACATTGCCGTGATTGTCCGCTAAAATTTGAAACTCTATATGACGAGGACGTTCGATAAATTTTTCTAGATAAACCCCTCCATTTCCGAATGCAGCTTCAGCTTCTCCTTGTGCTGCTCGAAAAGACTTAGTAAATTCCTCTTGCGATCGCACTAAGCGCATACCTCTGCCACCACCACCCGCAGTGGCTTTAATCATCACCGGATAACCAATTTCTGCTGCTGTTTTCAAACCTTCTTCTTCAGAAGACAGCAGACCATTGCTACCCGGAACCGTCGGAACGCCTGCTTTTTGCATGGTGTCCTTAGCTGTAGATTTATCCCCCATCCTGCGAATCGCTTCTGGTGAGGCACCGATAAAAGCGATATGATGGTCGGCGCAAATTTCCGCAAAACGAGCATTTTCGGCTAGGAATCCATAACCAGGATGAATCGCGCTAGCATTACGCGTTAGTGCAGCAGCAATAATATTGGGGATGTTTAAATAACTTTTGCTGCTTGCAGCATCACCGATGCAAACTGCCTCATCAGCAAGCTGGACGTGAAGAGCATTACGGTCAATATTTGAATGTACTGCAACAGTCGCAATTCCCATTTCCTCACAAGCACGAAGAACGCGAAGTGCTATTTCCCCTCGATTAGCAATTAATATTTTGTCAAAATTCATGTTTGTAATTTCTATATCTTTCCTATAGATTGATAATTTTTGATGCCAAACCTCGAACTAAGAATCAACTTTATTTCAAAATTTGACAATAAATTTGCGTGCTTTGTTAATAGAACCCTCAGCTATAACGAACTACCCATAAGGCATTTTAAATAGATTGTTTGACTAAGTTAACGCAAGCAGTATTAAGAAATAACTCAGAAAGTTAATCATTATACGCATCAATCGATAATTTGAGACATCTAATGACCATAAACACGAAGATAGCTTCTACGCTTATTTAAGAGCGCCGTTCTTAATATGACCTGAGTTATATTTAATTTCTGTGAGCCAGTTATCCCAATTTGCCTTTGCTAAGCAGCAACGCCAGATAATCATCTTTTTTCTCAATACAACAATTTCTGACTCACAGGTTTAGCCACTTACTATATTTTTTTTGTTGTGCTATACTTCATTCCTAGATAAAAGATAAATAAAAATCTATCATGCGGATGTGGCGGAATTGGTATACGCGCACGCTTGAGGGGCGTGTGGCCTTGGCCTTGCGAGTTCGAGTCTCGCCATCCGCATTTTTTTCTTGGATATTTATAATAAGCCATTAGGGATTGACAACCTGGAGGAATTAATGATGAGTAAGAAGCAGATCCCCGCTCTGCAACCGCTACTCCCTACTCCCTAATTTGTATTTGCTACTCATTACCCATGACCTGGCATTTTGTGCTTTGATAGAATGGCGGTAAAGTATTGTTAAGAGCAAAGCATTGACTGCAACTTTTTCACAGCAAAATGATTTAGCTTTACCTTGCTCGTGGCATAGATTAAATTCTATTTGGCAAGGTGGAGAAGAGGTAGTTCAACAAGGTTTGCCTCACAATCGGCTAGCACCAGCTTGGCAGCTATTGCTGTTGGGTGATGGTTCTCCAACGCGACATTTGAAATTGCTGACGGGTGAAGCCACAGAAGTAGATGTTATTGATATGTCATTAATTGGCATGGATTCGGATAATGCTCCCGATTTGATGCAGGTAGTGCCTGGTCCTAGGTTGCGAAGACAAGTTTGGTTGCGTACTGCTAGCGGTCAAATTTTGGCATATGCAACTTCATGGTGGGAAGCATCTCATGTCGATGAATATTTGCAAAATCGTTCGTTAACGATTTGGGCAAGTTTAGCTCGTCTTCGTACTGAATTGTATCGAGATATTCAAGGAATTTACTACGGCGATTCGACCGAATTAGAACTAGGATTTAATCAAAAAGGTCCTTTTTGGGGAAGGCACTATTTATTTTGGCATCACGGACAGCCTTTAACGTTGATTTATGAGGTTTTTTCGCCTTATTTGACTAAATATTTGGGAAATACCAAACTCTAGCTGTACTATTCTTTGCTTGAACTTGTTTTCTCTTTTTTTAGTCATAGAGAACAATATTCCACGAAGCCAATTAATTCGTGGAAATAAGCATTACAACAATATTAAAAATTTGATCTCAATACAAAAGTTCATTATTATCAGCTTTTGTAGTGATGATTTTTAAGGTTAGAGATTTGTAGCGCTGAGTAAAGGGTAAGACCCCTTGTTTAGTGATTATAAATCAGCAATCAAAATATAATATCCAATGCCAATCTGTATAGAATTTTGTCGAGCTAATTTATAATTTGCACGCATCTCCACTAACTGAAACGTTTGTTTTGTAAATCAAATATTCCATATGTTCAAACTCTCGGCTACTCTTATTTTGAGATTGAAGCTTTCGCCAGTTGGTTCTCAAGTAAATAGATGGCGAACTTAAATAACTTGCAAAATTTCAAGCAGTATCCGGACTTGAGTATTCTATAGAAACGCAGCAGGGATATCTTCATACATCTACATAGAAGAATAGCCATAAGCACTTTTTTCGATTACTTTGATAAGTTTGAGAATACAAAATTTCCATTTTTGTCAAAACGGTGAAAACACTATTTTGCAGTGATTTCACACTATAGACTAGTCTCAAAACAAAGAAGTAAAGAATATATAGGCATGTCTTTTTAGGTAATTTTCTTAGACATATTTTAGATTGGGGTAGTGTTTGGTTGTAATAGTAGTGTTAAACTTGCTGCGGAGGTGGATATAAAAGCCCGAAAGATTGTAGTGAAAAGAAGCAATATAATGTTTGGTACTTTAAACTACGTTATCCGGAGTTGAATAATATAGAAAGTCTGTAAGATGCCAATGGTGATTTGATTGTAAAAGTACTATCATCTTATGAGATTTATTTTCTGAGTGTAATCAGCAACCCTAGATATAAAAAGTAATTTTTGGTTAGCTGTACCAATAAAGCAATTGAAAAGTTCGGTTTTATGAGGTATTGGTTTCAATGACACTGCCTGTCGTGTCTATTTCTGGTAAGAAAAAAAAGAAACCGTCTTTAGTTTTGACGCTTTCTGGAGCGGGTTTATTAATTGGTGGTGGAATAGCTGCTTACTGGCTTTTTACTCAGGGAAAACCTTTGTCTAGAGATTTGCCTGTAGGTGCGAATATTATTCCCCAAGATGCCCTATTTACGGTTTCTTTGAGTACGGATTCAAGTCAGTGGGAAAAACTGCGCTCTTTTGGGACTAAAGAAAGTCAAGCCGCACTGGATCAAAATTTGATTCAGTGGCGCGATCGCTTTCTGGCAAAAGAAGGTTTTGATTTCAAAAAAGATGTAAGTCCTTGGGTTGGGGATCAAGTAACTATTGCTATTTTAGCTCCCAAAGCCCCAGTAACTGCATCTAAACCAGTAGCTAGCGATGGGAAATTAGCCACCGTAGAACAGTCGCTGGTAATGGTTTTACCAATCAAAGACCAAAACAAAATTCAAACAGCCTTGGCGCAACCAAAAGCCCTGAAAGGAAAATGGGTTGACCGAGAATATGAAGGTATTACGATTAAAGAAGCACAAACAAATTCGGGAGAAAAGTTATCTACAGCAGTAATTGAAGAACGTTTCCTGGTTATTGCAGATAATCCCAAAGCTACTGAAAGAACGATTAAAGCTTATAAAGGCAAAGCTACCCTAGCAGCAAGTAAGGGTTTTGCCAAACATTTACCTAAAATAGCAACTTATCAGCCCCTGGCTCAATTTTACGTTAATGTTCCATCAGCGGCTCAAATTGCCAGTACAACTTCTGCTAAACGTCGTTTACCAGCGCAAGTTTTAGCACAGTTAAAAAATAATAAAGGCTTAGCCGGAACTGTTAGTTTAGAACCTCAAGGATTGCGTATCAAAGGAGTCTCTTGGTTGAAGCCGAGCAGCCGAAGAGTGTTGGCAGTAGAAAATAAAGCTAATACTATGACTACTCGGTTACCAGAATCTACTCTAATGATGTTTTCTGGTGGCAACCTGCGTAGGTTATGGGCTGATTACGTTTTGACTTCACAGAAAAATCCTCTTTCACCAGTGAAGCCAGAAAAATTAAGAAAAGGATTTAAAAACCTTAGCGGTTTAGATTTAGATCGAGATTTACTTAGCTGGATGGGAGGCGAATTTGCTGTATCTGTTGTTCCCCAAACTCCAAATACAGAATTTCCCCAAGATGTCCGCGCTGCTTTAGTGTTTATGGTACAAGCTAGCGATAGGCGCAAAGCGGAAGCATCAATGAAGCAGTTAGATGATGCGATGAGAAATCAGTACCAATTTAAAATTAAAGAAGATAAAGTTGGTCAAGTGCCAGTTACTAGGTGGATTGGACCTTCGGGAACTTTAACTGCTACCCACGGTTGGTTAGAAGAAGATATTGCTTTTTTAACCTTGGGGACTCCGATTAGCGATAAAATTATTCCCAAACCAAAAAATATATTAGCTAAGGCTGGTTTATTCCAGAAAGCAGTGCCATCAGAACTTAATCCTATAAGTACTCAATTTTTCTTGGATATGGAAGGTGCGGCAAAAAACTTTTCTTTACCGGCTTTATTTCCGAATCAACAGAGTTTTCTTAATGCGATCAATTCGGTAGGTGTAACAAGCGCGGTAAGCGATAGTCGGACTACTCGCTATGATATCTTGCTCAAGTTAAAGGAAGGCGATCGACCAGTTGAGCTTCCCAATGCCGAAGAGAAGAGCGAGTAGAAAAATAGACGACAAATAAAGATAAGCTAGAAGAGGTTAGAAGAGGTAGAAATCTTAAGGGATTGCTGCCTCTTCTCAATCAAACTGGGAAAGAAAGTAAGATAAAAAATTATAGTAATTTTAATGGGGAGAACACTTTTATGGATTTAGTTGTACTCCAGAATTGGCTTGATAATGCTTCCTTCCTCGTCCTATTTCTGACGATGCTGATTTATTGGGTGGGAGCAGCTTTCCCCAATATACCAACATTGGCAGGTTTGGGAACTGCGGGAATGGCGATCGCCAATTTATGTATGGCAACTTTACTTGGTGCAAGGTGGTTGGAAGGTGGGTATTTCCCTCTCAGCAATTTATATGAATCATTGTTTTTCTTAGCTTGGGGAATCACCACGGTTCATTTAATTGCTGAATACAGCAGTCGCAGCCGTTTGGTAGGAGTTGCCACTGCTCCAGTAGCAATGGGAATTACAGCTTTTGCAGCTTTGACACTTCCTTCAGAAATGCAGGTTTCCGAACCATTAGTACCGGCACTCAAATCAAACTGGTTGATGATGCATGTCAGCGTGATGATGTTGAGTTATTCAGCTTTGATGGTAGGTTCTTTAGTAGCTGTAGCATTTCTGATAGTTACAAAAGGTCAACAAGTGCAGCTACAAGGTAGTTCGGTTGGTAACGGTGGCTATCGTAGCAACGGTTATCGTTTACATAAGGCTGGTGAATTAGTTACCGAACCCAATGCATTTGCTTTTGAAAACAACGGTTTTTCTCCCGTTCAAAGCAACAGTAACGGTAAAAGTGCCACAGCAGTTGCAAGGCGGATAGAAACTTCTCAAAACGTAGAAAATTCAGGAGAACCCCTTTCCCCACAACGGTTGAGTCTTGCTGAAACCTTAGATAATATCAGTTACCGCATTATTGGATTGGGTTTTCCCCTCTTGACAATTGGTATTATTGCTGGGGCAGTTTGGGCGAATGAAGCATGGGGTTCTTACTGGAGTTGGGACCCCAAAGAAACCTGGGCTTTGATTTGCTGGTTGGTATTTGCAGCTTATCTACACGCTCGGATTACTCGCGGTTGGCAAGGTCGTCGTCCGGCAATTTTAGCGGCTACCGGCTTTGTTGCGGTTTGGGTTTGTTATTTAGGTGTGAATCTGTTGGGTAAGGGTTTGCACTCTTATGGGTGGTTTTTCTAGATTAATTTTTCATAGTTCCCTCAGACTGTAAGTCTGGGGCTACATTTACGAAGCCCGACGACCTGGGCTTTAAAAAACTCTTTTCCACTGGTTGGGAAGGAGTTTTTTTAATAGAAGTTAAAGAAGAACATTGTAGGTTGTGTTGAAGGTCGTGTAAGCGGAGCTTTCTCGTAGAGTAACCCAACATTATGAAGACTGAAGATTGCTAAAAGAAATATCCCCCAGGAACTTCTGAAGGGACATGATAATAAAGATAAAAATAAATAGTATTGTTATCCTTTATTTTTAATAATCATTGCATCAATTATCATTTTGGCTTTCTGTTCTGGAATATCTAAGTAAGAGTAGAGATACTGTAAAAGGTCTTCTTCTTCTTCAGTTACTTCACCATCCGCTAAAACTAAATCGGTTGCTACAGCAAAAGCTGTATCGTGTAAATGATGAGGCAATGAAGCAATCGCGTTTTTTAATAAAGTATCACTTCCATGACGCTTGGTAATTCCGCACAATTTATCAAACAATCTTCCCATAACATCACCCGAATAGCTTCGGAACAATTCCATCCGATTCAAGGAAGCTATCATTACCTCAGTCTCGTCATCTGATAAATAACCATCAGCTGCTACTGTAGCTAGGGCAATGGCTGCAAATGCTTCTGCGGGACTAAAAGAAACACCTTTCTGTTGAGTACGAGTAGTAGATAAACCGCTAAATAAACCCATATCAAATATTTTTTAATTCTTACATATACAAGTTGACATATTTTTTATACATTGAGATCAGTTTTATTACCTTGAATTAAAGTATTTTTTTTACTACTGGATAAAACCTTTTCATAAGTAGCATCAGTACCGATAATTAGATAATTTTAAACAGTAACAGGAATTATCTAATGACCGAATTAACACTTACCAACTTCAAAATTGCCTCAGCGCTATTTATTAGACAAATCAGCGGGACACCAATTCCAGATTTATTTGGCTCTACCGATGGTAAAGCTGTTGGTACTTATGTTGAGCAAGCATTTAACCATTATCTAAGAGCTACCTATGACTATATTCCGGGCAATGCTGCGAGCGGTATTGATTTTCCTGACTTAAATGTAGATTTAAAAGTAACTTCAATTCGTCAACCCCAATCATCTTCTCCTTTTCGAGATGCGAGTCAAAAAGTGTATGGTTTGGGTTATCATCTGCTGGTGTTTACCTACGAAAAATCTGACGACAGCACAACACAAACAGCGCGTTTAAATTTTCGAGATGCAATTTTTGTAGCGCGGGAAAAGACAGGAGATTATCAAACAACTTACGGTTTAATCGGAATTTTAAATCGTAACGGCAATAAAGATGATATTGTTGCTTATCTAGAGGAGCGAAATTTACCTTTAGACGAAATTGGACGCGATTTACTTGCGGATAGAATCTTGCAAAATCCTCCTCAACTTGGATATCTTACAATATCAAATGCATTGCAATGGCGGCTTCAATATCGTCGAATTATTGATATAGCTAATTCAAAAACAGATATAGGAGTAGAAAACCTGCTTGAAAGCTGAACTTGGTGATTTTCAAACCCCTCCTGCATTAGTAGCAGAAATATTAAACTGTCTAAGTAAAAGTAATAAGTATTGGGAAAGAGTTTTAGAACCAACTTGTGGAGAAGGAAATTTTATTTCTGGTTTATTAGCACTTGATAAACCTCCGAAAGAAATTCAAGGGATTGAATTGGAGAAAGAACATTTTCAAGCTACAAAAAGCATTTATCAAAATGCTGATTCAACTCGTGTTGTGATTCAGCAAGCAAAAATATTTGATTTAGATTTCCGTCAAAGTTTGAAATGGAGTACAGAAGGTAATTTACTGGTTATAGGTAATCCTCCTTGGGTAACAAATTCTCAACTTGGAAGCTTGGGAAGTAGTAATCTGCCAATTAAAACAAATTTTAAAGGCTTAAAAGGAATTGAAGCTTTAACTGGAAGTTCCAACTTTGATATTACAGAATACATTTGGATAAAGCTGATTAAAGAACTTGTTTTTGAAAAACCAACTATTGCATTACTTTGTAAAACTTCTGTAGCGCGTAAGGTTTTGCAATTCGCTT comes from Rivularia sp. PCC 7116 and encodes:
- the accC gene encoding acetyl-CoA carboxylase biotin carboxylase subunit; the encoded protein is MNFDKILIANRGEIALRVLRACEEMGIATVAVHSNIDRNALHVQLADEAVCIGDAASSKSYLNIPNIIAAALTRNASAIHPGYGFLAENARFAEICADHHIAFIGASPEAIRRMGDKSTAKDTMQKAGVPTVPGSNGLLSSEEEGLKTAAEIGYPVMIKATAGGGGRGMRLVRSQEEFTKSFRAAQGEAEAAFGNGGVYLEKFIERPRHIEFQILADNHGNVIHLGERDCSIQRRNQKLLEEAPSPALDEELRQRMGDAAVKAAKYINYTGAGTVEFLLDKSGDFYFMEMNTRIQVEHPVTEMITGIDLVAEQIRVAMGEKLSVTQEQVVLRGHAIECRINAEDPDLDFRPCPGKISGYLPPGGPGVRIDSHIYTDYQIPPYYDSLIAKLIVWAPDRATAINRMKRALRECAITGLTTTVGFHQKVMDIPQFLEGNVYTNFIQEINNSL
- a CDS encoding chorismate lyase, translated to MTATFSQQNDLALPCSWHRLNSIWQGGEEVVQQGLPHNRLAPAWQLLLLGDGSPTRHLKLLTGEATEVDVIDMSLIGMDSDNAPDLMQVVPGPRLRRQVWLRTASGQILAYATSWWEASHVDEYLQNRSLTIWASLARLRTELYRDIQGIYYGDSTELELGFNQKGPFWGRHYLFWHHGQPLTLIYEVFSPYLTKYLGNTKL
- a CDS encoding DUF3352 domain-containing protein; this translates as MTLPVVSISGKKKKKPSLVLTLSGAGLLIGGGIAAYWLFTQGKPLSRDLPVGANIIPQDALFTVSLSTDSSQWEKLRSFGTKESQAALDQNLIQWRDRFLAKEGFDFKKDVSPWVGDQVTIAILAPKAPVTASKPVASDGKLATVEQSLVMVLPIKDQNKIQTALAQPKALKGKWVDREYEGITIKEAQTNSGEKLSTAVIEERFLVIADNPKATERTIKAYKGKATLAASKGFAKHLPKIATYQPLAQFYVNVPSAAQIASTTSAKRRLPAQVLAQLKNNKGLAGTVSLEPQGLRIKGVSWLKPSSRRVLAVENKANTMTTRLPESTLMMFSGGNLRRLWADYVLTSQKNPLSPVKPEKLRKGFKNLSGLDLDRDLLSWMGGEFAVSVVPQTPNTEFPQDVRAALVFMVQASDRRKAEASMKQLDDAMRNQYQFKIKEDKVGQVPVTRWIGPSGTLTATHGWLEEDIAFLTLGTPISDKIIPKPKNILAKAGLFQKAVPSELNPISTQFFLDMEGAAKNFSLPALFPNQQSFLNAINSVGVTSAVSDSRTTRYDILLKLKEGDRPVELPNAEEKSE
- the ccsB gene encoding c-type cytochrome biogenesis protein CcsB produces the protein MDLVVLQNWLDNASFLVLFLTMLIYWVGAAFPNIPTLAGLGTAGMAIANLCMATLLGARWLEGGYFPLSNLYESLFFLAWGITTVHLIAEYSSRSRLVGVATAPVAMGITAFAALTLPSEMQVSEPLVPALKSNWLMMHVSVMMLSYSALMVGSLVAVAFLIVTKGQQVQLQGSSVGNGGYRSNGYRLHKAGELVTEPNAFAFENNGFSPVQSNSNGKSATAVARRIETSQNVENSGEPLSPQRLSLAETLDNISYRIIGLGFPLLTIGIIAGAVWANEAWGSYWSWDPKETWALICWLVFAAYLHARITRGWQGRRPAILAATGFVAVWVCYLGVNLLGKGLHSYGWFF
- a CDS encoding tellurite resistance TerB family protein — translated: MGLFSGLSTTRTQQKGVSFSPAEAFAAIALATVAADGYLSDDETEVMIASLNRMELFRSYSGDVMGRLFDKLCGITKRHGSDTLLKNAIASLPHHLHDTAFAVATDLVLADGEVTEEEEDLLQYLYSYLDIPEQKAKMIIDAMIIKNKG